A stretch of DNA from Candidatus Binatia bacterium:
CACGTAGCGGCACACAGAGGCCGGATCGCGGGCATCCGGGAGCGCCAACTCATACCGGCCATCGGCCTTCGTCGTCGTCGAGGCCAAAGGACCTTCGAGTGACCCATTCGACAAGAGCCGCCCGAGACTTACCTGTACGCCTGCGCCAACGGGCTGCACGTTCGCCGCGAACAGAGCCGCAGCACGACTGGCGAACAAGGTGTGAGCGAGTTGGCTCCACGATTGCTCGGCGGCCACCCGCCCGTCCGGCATGCGCACCTGGCCTCCAACAAAGACCTGGAAACCGGGGGTGGCCGGGGGGCCCGGGCGCCGGATATCCAAATTCGACTCCGTTCCGCACGCGCTGAGCGCCAGGCCCATGACCCACATTACGACTGCACGTATGGCTTTGCGATTTCTCATCATCTCCCGTCCGCTCGCTTCGTTTCCTCGGCACCGACTCGTGACCAAGTTTGTCCCTCCATCCCCTGGCTCGACGCGCCTATCCGTACCATCCTGCGCAATCGCGCGTCAAATGACAACTAAAAAATGCCGAAGCAAGCGAGGTCCCGTGCCTTGCATTGCGCACTGCCCCCCGCCGCGGCGGAGCCGCACTCAAGTTGACAACCCGAACGGGTGCGCTTACGGTCCGTCCCTGCATGCTTCGCGAAATCCTCGACCGAGCAGACCGCCGCGCCGGAGTGGAAGCCAGGCGCGCCCTGCTGCGCTTTCTCAACGGCCTAGACTGGCTTTTGCGCGACCCGCAGGCTGTGGTGGGACGAACGCCGCACAAAGTCATCCTCCAGCAAGGCAAGCTCATGGTGCGGCAATACCACCTCGGCTCCGTAAAGCCCCGCTTTGCCACCCCAGTCGTTTTGATTCCACCGCTCATGGTGAAACCTTTCATTTACGACCTGTATCCCGGCCGAAGTCTCGTCGAGTTCTTGCTCGAAAGTGGCTTCCGACCGTACGTCGTGGATTTCGGGGAGCCGGACGAAGCGGACCAATTCGTCCGGCTGGATCAATACGTGATGGAGTGGCTGCCGGCAGCTTGTCGCGCCGTACGCGAGGACGCAGGGACACCGACCCTGACTTTGCTCGGCTACTGCATGGGCGGGGTTTTTTGCCTGATGTACGTGGCGGCACATGACGACCGCGATGTGCACAATCTGGTTTGCATCGCCACGCCAGTGGACATGAGCAAAATGGGGCTGCTCGCCTGGGTAGCCAAGCTGGCCGGGCGACAAGTGGAAGTGCTGGCACGGCAGATGGGAAATGTACCGGGCGGTCTGTCGAGCACAGCCTTCCGGCTGCTCACCCCGATGAAGAATCTGACCCGCTACACGGACCTTTTCCTCAATCTCTGGAACCACGAGTACGTGTTGGGCTTCGAAGCGATGAATCAGTGGATCAAACAGTTCATTGACTACCCACGCGACGCGTTCGTGCAGTTCACTCGTGACTTCATGCAGCAAAACAAACTCGCGCGCGGACAGCTCACTCTGGGAGGTCGGGTGGTGCACCTTCGGGACGTGAAGAGTTCTCTTCTCGTGTTCGCCGGCAAGACCGATCAGGTAGCGCCCCCCGCTTCGGTGCGCGCGCTGATGGATAAGGTGGGCAGCACGGACAAGACATTTATTTTGGTTCCCGCAGGGCACATGGGCATTCTGGCGGGTGCAAATGCGCCATCGCAGGTGTGGCAGCCCATGGCCCGCTGGTTAGAGGTGCGCTCGCAACCGGCAACCCGCTCTTCTCGGGTACAGCGGCAAGCTGCTGCGCCCATGGCATCCCAAAGTTCCCGCAAACGGGTGCCCCAGCGGGTGAGTGCAGGAAAGTGAAGAGAGTGCGAGCCGAGGAGGGGCGAGATGTTGTTCGTTGCGGAATACGACCTGCGGTGGGAGGATCTGGACGCGGCCATTGCCAAGCGCCTGGAGTGGTCGGAGCACATGCCGGAAGGATTCCGATTCCTCGGGGAATACGTGTGGCCGGATCACGATCCGGCGTTTCGGGGCGTTGCCATCTTCGAGGCCGACTCGGTCGAGGCCGTAAACAACTTTGTGCTGCATTATGGGTCTACGCTGAGGATGCGCGTTCACCCTGCAAGTGACGTGCTTTCCGCAATCGCCAGTGCGACGGGTACGGTGCCGGCCGGAGGCCACAGGGAAAGGCGCCGCCTTCGCGAGAAACCCACGAAACCGGCGAAGCGCTGACCCGCCCCTCGGCTACCGCGGCATGCCCAAGCCGGTGGGTGCCCCGTCCGCTTCGCGAATTCTGCACTGTTCCTGGGAACCAACGGCTTTGCCCCCGAAGGTCGTTCGTATTTCGCCGAACGGGTAGCCGTTGGAAGCCACGCTCACGAATGACACCGGCTCAACGTAAGCTCATTGCTCGCTCGGACAGCGTCTCACTTCCCGCACGAAGCACACAACGGCCGCGTTTGCGCGCCCCGGGGTGCCCGTGAAGAGAAGGGCCCGGGTAGAACGGCAATTGACCTGCGGCTTGTCGGTCAATGAAGCGTGCCCGGGGAAAAAGTTGTTCCGTTCGCCCTCGTCACCCGTGCGTTACCGCTTCCGACCGCGACCGCAAGGGCGCCAGAGCGATCACCTCGGGCCACGCATTGCCGGACGCTGTCCCGTGGTGGTTGCCGCACACGGGAGCTTCGCAGTTGCTTCGTCGGACTCCGGACCCGCACCCGTGCGGTAGTGCGCTCGCTCGGTGGCCGACAGTTTTAAAAACCCTAAATCGTACAGCCGGTGGCTTTACTTGGGAGAACAGTTGGCCACCGCCTTCACGGCTCGAATTTTTTCCCCTTATGGAGAACTAGCCGGCCAAAACGGGTCAGAAGGCGTGCGGGCGGTAGTACCAAAACGGTGGCCAGTATGGCGGGCCCCACGGCCAGGGGTGATAGTAAACAACCGGGGCGTGCGCGGCGCGGCCCTCCGGCTCTTGCCATAACACAATGGAATCGGCCGCGATAACGGGAAAGCGATACGGGCGATCGCCAATGGTTCCTTCCCGCACCTCGCGCACCCGGCCTAGCACCGTCACACTGCGGCCGCGGGCGTAAATTTCCGGGTCGAGCAACTCCGGGCGGCAGGCAAGAAAGCGCCCCTGGGATTGATCCCCTCGCCGGGGGCGAGCGGAGTCGTCCAACGGTCGAGCTACCACCTCGAGGCAAGTTTCCTCCGCACCGACATGAGCGTGTGCAATGGTGCCTCCCCATCGCACGCGCGTGCCGATGCCTTCGCCGCGCTGGGCTTGGGCAACAGTCAGGGGTTCGATGTCGCCGGCTCGCAGGTTTTCTGGGACGCGCGCCCCACATCCAGAGAGGATCCAGCCGACTACAACCATGGAGCCCAAGAAACAGAAACTTTTCATTGTAAACCCGACCTCCGGCGATCGTCCCTTGACGAGTCGCTGCGAGTTTTATTGAAGAAAGTGTTCTGTTGCACGGCAAAGCGCCGCGCGTCATGGGTGAAGTCGTTCAGGCATTCATTGGAACACTGAGGAACCGCATGTCAGTCGAGCGCACCCTTCAAGAAGCACTGCAATCTCTGCCCGACCGTGAAGCGGCCGAAGAGGCGCAGCTATGGGTGTGCCGAGTCGAAGTGCTGCTCGAGTGGATCTTGCAACATCCAAAACTCGTGGAAGTGCGCCACGAGGCGGCGCGGCTTTTAACGGATCTGCGTGGCGAGGACGTGCTGGAACCTCCTCCGAATCGCAAGGTTTAACTCCGCCCCTCCTGGTCTTTGTGTTCTTTTCGAATTTGCTCCGTGGCGGCATGGCGGTCGCCGGGCAGTTCTGCCTTGTAGCCGCAGTCGGGATCGGCCAACGGGATTGCCACGGGCGTACCACCGTACCACGGATAACCGCGGCAGACCATCGGACGGCTTTCATAGGCTCGACACTTGCCGTCCTCTCCCAGTTGGTCGCAAGTGTACAGGTGAGCGTCGGGCGGCAATTGGCGCGTGTAAAAGGGGTTCCGGCTCATGGCTTCCGCGCGCGTCAACGGCCGCCAATGCTCTGCCGCAAACTGCATGTCCGAAGGGATTCCGAGTACGCGTGTCAGTTGCGCGATCGCACGGATCTGTTCCGGCGACTGCTCGACATAAATGACGCGACAGCATGCACCGCAGGCGTTACACAGCTCGGCCACGGGCACCTTTCTATCGCGAACCTGAATGGCGGGGAAGCCGGGACGTGCTGCGCATGAGGGCGAAACTGCACGAGGCGCAGTGCTTACGCCGCCGCACTCTGCGGACCCACACATTGACTTGAGTTGCCTTTTCCGAGTAAGCGCACCTGCATGCGTACGCCGGTCGCACAGGTAGCGATACTCATTTTCGTGCTGACAAGCTGGGGTTGCGGCGACGACGGCGAACCAACAGATCGAACGCCAGCCGCACCAGTTTTGCGTGTCGGTGTGGCGGCCGTGCCCATCACCCCTTGCGGGGAGAATGCCGATTGGGACGGCCCGATCACCTCGACAGGGGTTTGGGGGGAGCAGTTCGAAGACCGCAACGGCAACGGCCGCTGGGATCTTGGTGAGCCGTACACCAACGACCCGCGCAATTCAGAGCTCGATCCCAGTTCGCGCACCAAGTACGATGGAATTTTCCTCGCTGGCTTTGGCTCCAATCGCGTTGCCCTCGGGTGTCACGACGATATCTGGGCACGTGCGCTGGTGCTGGAGGCCGGAGACACCAAAGTGGCGCTCGTCAGTGTGGATTTAGTCGGCACCTTGAAGCATGGGCGCTACTATGGGTTCGCCAAAGCCGAGTCCCTGGTGGATCCGAGCCTCGGCATCGACGCGTTTTTTTACAGCAGCACCCACAACCATGAAGGCCCCGATGCCTTGGGCCTGTGGGGATCGGAAATGTTTCGGGACGGCAAGTTTCCGCTGTACCTTCAGTTCGTCGATCGCCAAGTGGCCCGCGCGATCAACCAAGCTGCCGACCCGGCACGGATGCGCCCGGTGCGGGTGCGAGCCGCGGTCACTAATCCCCAGCTCGATGCGGAGCTGCGCGGCCTGCAGGTACGCACGCGTTGCCGGCCGCCTTGGTTTTTCGATGACGAGCTGCGTGTGGTGCAATTCCTGGATTGGAACGGTGCCACGGTAGCCACGCTGGTAAACTGGAACACGCACCCGGAGTCCCTGGAAGATCAAAATCTCTATGTGAGTTCCGACTTCCCTGGATTCATTCGCTCGCGCATCGAGGCAGCGTTGGGCGGCACAGCCGTGTACTTCTCCGGCGACCTCGGTGCGGTAGAAATTGTGGGCGACACGTGCGTGGGCAATGCCGATCCCCGACCCGGGGGAGGCAACGAATTCGACCGCCGCGACGATTTGGGATTCGCCCGCACGCAACGCATCGGTGAACTTGTCGGCGATGCGGCTTTGCGGGCGTTGGCCCGTGCGGAAGAACTCGATATTCACGCTCTCGATGCGCGGCTCACGCGCTATTACCTCTCCGGCAGCAACGCTTTGTTTTTCTTTGCCAATCAAATCGGAATTCTCGACCTCGACGAGCAAGTGTTCAGCTTCGAGCACTGTCCGCCGGGCGCGGGCATTTGCGTCCCCGTGGAGCAGCAGCTCCTCCAGCTCCTCGACCGCGGCGGGCGGCCCCAACTGCAACTGGTCACGCTGCCCGGCGAAGTCTTTCCGGAACTCGTTTACGGCGTGGAGCAACACCGCCGCACCGATTGCCCTGAGGCGCACACGGGCGAACCGTACGAGCCGGCCCTGCTCCCTCATTTGCGGGCGCCGTACCGCGTGTTTCTCGGGCTGTCGCCCGACGAGCTGGGCTACATCGTGCCTGGTTACGACTTTTACCCGGCGCCCTCGCTCGACGAAGAGGCACGCGACGTATGTCACGGCAGCTCGTACGACCCGGCGTTCCCGAACCGAAGGGTTCCCCCTCATTACCACGAGAGTCTCTCGGTGGGCTTAGACATTGCCGCAGCCGTGAACTGCAAGATCCTGGAAATGCTCGGGCTCGAAGCCGAGTTCCGGAACAACGGCGCATGCCAGCGCACCTTTGGGCGATCGGTACCGCGCTAATCTACGGCCTGGCAGTGCTGCATGCGCGGACGGCTGGTGCTCACGTCCCGTGGTTGCGCCCCGTGCTCCTCGACCTGATCCGCGAGAGCGAGTGCGTTGTGGTCGGTGGAGTTGAAGCCACCGAGGCAGACAGCCGCGGACGGGGTGTGGTCTTGTTGCGCCGCCCCATGTCGTGGTGCGAAATGAACTTTTCCGAGCCGCTCCGCATTCGCACGGGAACTGCGCTCCCGGGCGGCGCCTCGTTCGTCTTTTTCCTGCGCCGCGATGCGGCCGGTTGGCGCGATGTCGCCCCCGCCGGCGTGGTGTTTCCCTTCGATCGCCACGAACAGAAACGGATCCACCGGGCATTGCGCCAGCTCTCGAAAGGGTACATAGAGCGCCGGGTAGCATTACAGCGCGCAGCGCTGGTCGGGCTTCTCGGCGCCGCCAACCTCGACTGGCGCTACCATGCCGCGGTGGCGTTGTACTCTTTGTCGCAAAGCTCGGGAGGGTGGACCGAGAGCGAGCGACAGCGCCTCGATCACTACCTTCGCAGCGAAAAGGACCCAGCCGTCCAGCAGCTCTTGCGACACATCAGTGGTGGGATACCGGCGTCGGCGGAGTGAGGTTCGCTCCTGCCGCTTGCAACTGGAAGAAAAACTGGAGTAACGCCGGCGGCACAGCGGTTTCCTCTTCCTGCGTCGAGTCGGGAAGCGATTCGTAACCGAGAATGCCCAGCTCCTGGAACTTCTCCCGTACCCGCGGAGTGAGCAAGCCGAGTCGCTTGAGGTTGGGCACGATCTTGGAGAACAAAATCTGTCGAAAGCCCACCATGAACGGGGTGCGCAGGGACCACGGCAGCCAAACCTTCGGGTCGAGGCCAATGCGTTCCCACACTTCGCCCATCAGGAGCCGATCGCGCATGAGAACAGTGGCCTCGATGACAAACTCCTCGCGCTCCTTGAGTTCCGTGGAAGACATTTCCTTCGTGTACAAATCTTCCAGGGACAGCACCCCGAAGGCGACGTGCCGGGCTTCGTCGCGCATCACGTAACTTGTAATTTGCTGAATCAGAGGCTCGTCGGGCTGAATGAACTTCATGAGCCCAAAGGCAGCAAGCGCCAAGCCTTCGACCATGATTTGCATGCCCAGATAAACCATATCCCACCGCGACTCGCGAATGATCTGGTCCAGCAGGGTGTGAAGATGCGGGTTCACCGGGTAGCTGAGGCCCAGCTTTTCGGTCAGGTAGCGGCGGTACACCTCCACATGGCGGGCCTCGTCAGCCACTTGGTTGGCCGCGTAAAATTTGGCTTCTGTGTAGGGTACAGCACAGACGAGCTGGGCCGTCGCCAGCAGCGCACCTTGCTCGCCGTGCATGAACTGAGAAAGCATCCACGCATCCATGTGGTGTTTGAGCTTCCGGCGCATGGCCACGTCGAGCTTCTCGGGTGGCTGCAGCACGGCGTCAAACGCGTCTACGTTTTCCTGGCGGACGCGTTCCGGGTCAACATCAATGGACCAATCGATGTCTGTGGAGGCGTTCCACTGCAGTCGTTTGCCCTTTTCGTACAAGCGCACGAGCTCGTCGCGGCGAAACTTGTATTCCCAGTCGAACACCGCATCGTAACGCGTGGGAATCGCCTCGCGCGGTCCACTCGCTGGCAGCTCGATCTCGCGAAACATCGCCACCCTCCCTTCGGATGAGACTATGCGCTTTGTCTTTCTAAAAGTTGTACAGGCAACCCACAAGGGGAATGGGAAGCAAAGACGTGGTTTTCCAGTCTATTCAGTCAAATCGACCGCCTACTTGGCCGATCTCGATTGCCTGCCGTGGTTACCTACCGGTTCAGCACCCTGGGTACACAAGTGCCAGGCAACCGCCGGCTTCTCGAAAAAAGGTCCCCCCACGCAAACCGCCGCGCGCGGGGGTGGCTGCTTGTTACCCTCTGCTAGCCGAGGCAAGCTTTATTGGTTAATCGGGGGCACTATGTTTCAGGGGCACAAAGTCGCGGTAATAATCCCGGCTCGAAACGAGGCCGCACATCTTCCCAGTGTCCTATCGGCGATTCCTAGTTTCGTCGACCTTATTGTCGTGGTCGATGATGGGTCAGAAGACGGAACGGCAGAAGTGGCCAGGCGGTTTAACGACCAGCGCATTCACGTGGTCCAGAACCGCGCCCCCCACGGCGTGGGTGCGGCTACTATCCGAGGCTTCTCGGAAGCGAGGAGGCAAAGCGCCGACATTTTGGTCAAAGTCGACGGTGATGGTCAGATGGACCCCACGCAGATTGCTAACCTCTTGGAGCCCATCGTCGACGGGGGGTTCGGTTACTCGAAAGCCAACCGGTTTTTGCACACGGACGCGCTTCGCGAGATGCCGACCGCCCGCCTCCTCGGGAACATATTTCTCACCTTCCTCACAAAACTGGCATCCGGTTATTGGCACATCTTCGACCCCCAAAACGGCTTTGTCGCTATTCGTGCGGAGAACCTGGAAAAACTGCCGCTCGAAGAGATCGCCAAAGACTTCTTCTTCGAAAACGACATGCTGATCCACCTCAACATCATTGGCGTCCGGGTCAAGGATGTGCCCATCCCTGCACGATACGGCAGCGAAGAGTCGGACCTACGCATTTGGAAGGTCGTTCTCACCTTCCCTCCGCGCCTCGTGCACGGGTTGTGGCGGCGGATTTGGCGCAAGTACGTGCTGCGAGACTTCTCGCCAATCGCCGTATTCTGGCTGCTGGGCTTGCCTTTGCTTGTGTTTGGCCTTTTTTACGGCTCCTGGCACTGGGCAGTTTCGCTGTGGAGTGGTAAACCCGCTGCCACCGGCACGGTCATGCTGAGTGTGCTTCCTTTCTTGGTCGGGTTCGAGCTGATTCTGCAAGCGATCGTGCTGGAAATCCGCGAAAGTGCCCGATGAACCAGCCGCCGCTGCAGCGAATTCCAGGAACTCCGGGGCGCCCACCGCGCCTAGCCGTATTGTTATCGGGAAGCGGCTCTACGCTGCAAAACCTGATCGATCGCATCCAATCCGGGGAGCTGGCCGCGGAAATTGCCGTTGTCGTCTCCTCGCGCCCCGATGCGTTTGGCCTGACGCGGGCCCGACAGGCGGGGCTTCGCCACGAAACCGTGGCGCGCAAATCTTTCCCGACCGTCGACGCATTCAACGACGCGCTTCACGCCGTGCTCGACCGCGTCGGTGTCGACCTCGTCGTTCTCGCAGGCTTCCTGTCGCCTTTCCAGTTGCGCGGCCGCTATCAGTTCCGCGTGCTCAACGTCCACCCCGCTTTGATCCCAGCATTTTCCGGTAAAGGATTTTACGGCTTACACGTGCATCGCGCCGTACTTGCCGCAGGCGTAAAGGTGAGCGGCTGCACGGTGCATTTTGCAGACGACGAATACGACCACGGCCCGATCATTTTCCAAGAGTGCGTTCCCGTGCTGGACCACGACACGCCCGAAAGCTTGGCCATGCGCATTCAAGCCGTCGAGCGCCGCCTGTACCCCGCCGCTATTCGTCTGTGGGCGGAGGGGCGTCTCGCCGTGCGCGGCCCCCGGGTGGTGATCCTGCCGCAGCACGCCACCGAGGTTTGACTTCGAATGAGCGAGCGGGCCTCGGACGGCGACGCCGCCATTCCTGGCGCTCCACCCGATCCCGATCCCGAGCCCGCGCACACGAGTACATGACCCAACTATGGGCCCGAGGCGCCGGTACGGGCACCCCCTCAAGCAAAGTTCACTGGCGCGTCGCGCCCTCTGCAGGTGGAGATTGCTCCGGGTTACCTGGCGCTGCCGCAGACGAGGGAGCAGCGCTCTTCCCTTTCTTCTTGCTCAATGGCGCCAGCACGACACTGAGCATTCGGCCTTCCATCTTCGGCGTTCCCTCGGGCTGGGCCACGTCGGCAAGCGCCTCGCAGACTTTGAGTAGCTTTTCGCGGCCCAGGTCTTGATACGCCATTTCCCGTCCACGAAAACGCAAGACGTACTTGACGCGATCCCCCTCCGCTAAAAACTCTCTACCTTTTTGAATTTGTCGCTCGAGGTCGCCCACATCGGTGCGATATCCGAGCCGGAGCTCCTTTACCGTTGTCGTCGCTTGCTTGCGCCGAGCCTCTGCCTCCTTCTTGTGTTGCTGGTACTTGAACTTCCCATAATCCATGATCCGGCAAACGGGCGGATCCGCATTGGGCGCCACCTCCACCAAGTCGAGCTGTGCCTCCTCGGCACGACGCAAGGCTTCCTCTATGGGAACGATGCCTAGCTGGGTACCGTCCGGACCAATCAGGCGAACTCGAGAGGCGCGAATGTACCGATTAATGCGATGCTGGTCGGGTGGCGGGGGAATGAACCGTGGGCCTCGTCCGCGAAATGCCAAAATGTCTCCTTCCTCGAACTCGCGCGTTGGGCGCCCTTTTTACACTGGTTTTGGCTGCGACTCAACTGCTCGCACTGCGCTGGCCCAGACGACTCCCAACCCATTGGTTCGGGCACACGCGACTCACACCACGTTGCGGGCTTGCGCCGCCGCACTCGCTTGCCGGATCAAGGGCATCATCTCGCCGGTACGCTCGGGCAAAACGACGTAACCAAAAAACATCGCCGTCGCAAACAAAAAGGGGACGCGCATCAGGCTCGGCGACACCAAACTCGGACCCACATCGGCCATGAGAAAACTCGCCACTCCAATCAATGCCGCCCCCACCCCCAGAAAGATGAAATTTTCCACCTTTGCCGCCATGATCAACACGAAAAAGAAGAACAAGAACGACTCCTGGCTTGCACGCGTGAACAACAGTGCGAACGAAATCATCACTGTGTCGCCCACGAGAACCGGAGCCTGCGTGCGCGCATCGAAGAAAGCGAACGGAGGCGCCGTACCCAACACGACGTTGGACGCAATGGCAACCAGCAGCAAAACCGCGAGGGGAAGCGGCGACACGTCGCGCCCCAGCTCGACAAACGCGAGCGCCCCGGTAGCCAGGATCAATCCGTACCGGATCAACAAGAAACGCTGCTTGCGCGCAATGGCTTCGGCTTCTCGGTGAACCACAAAGCCGCCGTTGAGCAACCCCTATGCCACAATGCATTCGGGCAAGCGGCATTCAATTCTCGAGCGTCCTAGTAGCCCGTGTCGTCACTTCTCGATCCACACCCGCCACTGGTTTGCCTCAGGGTGATGCTCGACGGCCAGAACCGCATACCCCTCCGCTTCCGCCGCGCGAGGCAAATCCGCCGCTCCTTTCGGGTCATCCAACCACAGACACAACACCGCTCCGCGCGGCATTTCTTCCAGGCGAACCTTGGCGCGGACCCAGTTCATCGGGCAGCATACTCCGCGCAAATCGTACTCTTCGTACCTGCACGTGTCGTTGTTGGTCGTGGCAACGTTGCTATAGTGGGGACGGTCGTTACTGCTCATGGCGTTGTTGGCTCGCTCGGGAAACGCCAGTCGTACGTATAGCGTCGGTCAGGTTTACGTGCAGCATGGCACAGGTGAAAGAATTTGTTTTGCGGCGGCCCGCTCTTCCCAGTAGCGGAGAATTCCGCATTCCCTATGCCGAGGCGCTCAACCCTGCGCAGTTCCAGGCCGTGTGCACCCTCGACGGACCACTTCTCGTCGTCGCAGGGGCGGGCACGGGGAAAACACGAACGTTAGTGTATCGCGTCGCACGACTCGTGGAGCAAGGCGTTCCCCCACACCAAATCCTGCTGCTCACCTTTACCCGGAAAGCGGCCGACGAGATGTTACAGCGAGCCGCCCTGTTGCTGGACGGGCGATGCAAAGACGTGCAAGGGGGCACCTTTCACTCCTTCGGCCACGCCGTGCTCCGTCGCTATGGCAGCACCATTGGCTTGGCCCCCCATTTTACGGTGCTCGACCCAGGGGATGTGGAGGAAGCCATCCAACGTGTGCGCACGGAACTGGGTCTCGACCGCAGCGAGGTCCGTTTCCCCCGCAAACAGGCGCTGGCCGAAGTCATCAGCATGAGTGTGAATCGAGGCGAGCCGATTGCCGCAATTCTCGACCAGTTTTACGAGCACTTCCGCGAGCATCGAGCCGCCATCGAGGAAGTCGCGGCAGCGTATACGCGCTACAAGCGCGAGCGGCATCTTGTGGATTACGACGACTTACTAGTCCTCTTGCGCCATCTTCTGGAAACGCAGCCCGAAGTCCGCCACCTGCTGGCGGCGCAGTACCGTTACATCATGATTGACGAGTACCAGGACACCAACAAGCTGCAAGCCGATATTGTGTGGTGGCTCGGCCAGGAACATCGCAACGTCATGGCTGTGGGTGACGACGCCCAAAGCATTTATTCCTTTCGCGGTGCCAACTACCGCAACATCCTGGAGTTCCCCGAGCGCTTTCCGGATGCGCGCGTCATTACAATCGAGGAAAATTATCGCAGCACTCAACCCATCCTGAACCTCGCCAATGCGCTACTCGCTACGGCTCCGCAAGGCTACGGGAAGCAGTTGTTCAGCCACAAGCAAGACGGCGAACCGCCTTACTTGGTGCCGCTACCCACGGAGCGCGAACAGTCACAATTCGTTTGCCGCGAAATCCTTGCGTTGCGCGAAGAAGGGTACCGGCTTCAGGATATCGCCGTGTTGATGCGTTCCGGCTTCCACTCGTTCGATCTAGAAATGGAGCTGGCCCAGCATCACATTCCATTCATTAAGCGCGGTGGGTATCGCCTGGCGGAAGCCGCTCACGTTAAAGATCTCCTCGCGCATTTGCGTTTGGTCGTCAACCCGTTCGACACTCTGTCCTGGCAACGCGTGTTGCAACTCCTCGACGGGATCGGCCCACGCACTGCGCTCGTGATCGAAGACTGGATCCAGCGGCACCCCGAACCGGTCGGAGCACTGCAGTCGCTGCCCCGGCCGGAACTGCGCGCCCGCGTGGGGGGATTGGCGACCTTGCTCGAGCGATTGTTCCGCCTCAACATGCCCGAGTCGCAAGTGGACGAAGTGCTCCGGTACTACGAGCCCATCTTGAAACGACGCTACCCAGAAGACCATCCGCGCCGGCGACGGGACCTCGAGCATATCGTCAGCCTGGCAGCCGAACACCGCTCTCTCGGCGCGTTTCTTGCCCGTTTGGCCCTGGAACCGCCGACGGACAGCGTGGAGGGCGTACTCGCTCTCGATCGCGAAGACGAGCTGCTCACATTGTCCACGATCCACTCCGCAAAAGGCCTCGAATGGCGAGCGGTGTTCATCATTTGGGCGACCGAGGGGCGCTTTCCGTCTGCGTTTTGCGTTTCGGCAGACGAAATCGAGGAAGAGCGGCGACTCCTCTATGTCGCCGTCACACGAGCGAAAGAACGCTTGTACATTACCTACCCGGTGCAGGTGTTCGATCGCCAGCGCGGGCGGGTTTTGGGGAAACTCTCGCGCTTCCTCGAAAACATCTCTTCGGACGTACTCGTGCCCGCCCGGGTTACACTTCTCGACACCCCTGGCTGAGCCCGCACGACCGG
This window harbors:
- a CDS encoding class III poly(R)-hydroxyalkanoic acid synthase subunit PhaC; this encodes MLREILDRADRRAGVEARRALLRFLNGLDWLLRDPQAVVGRTPHKVILQQGKLMVRQYHLGSVKPRFATPVVLIPPLMVKPFIYDLYPGRSLVEFLLESGFRPYVVDFGEPDEADQFVRLDQYVMEWLPAACRAVREDAGTPTLTLLGYCMGGVFCLMYVAAHDDRDVHNLVCIATPVDMSKMGLLAWVAKLAGRQVEVLARQMGNVPGGLSSTAFRLLTPMKNLTRYTDLFLNLWNHEYVLGFEAMNQWIKQFIDYPRDAFVQFTRDFMQQNKLARGQLTLGGRVVHLRDVKSSLLVFAGKTDQVAPPASVRALMDKVGSTDKTFILVPAGHMGILAGANAPSQVWQPMARWLEVRSQPATRSSRVQRQAAAPMASQSSRKRVPQRVSAGK
- the purN gene encoding phosphoribosylglycinamide formyltransferase, with amino-acid sequence MNQPPLQRIPGTPGRPPRLAVLLSGSGSTLQNLIDRIQSGELAAEIAVVVSSRPDAFGLTRARQAGLRHETVARKSFPTVDAFNDALHAVLDRVGVDLVVLAGFLSPFQLRGRYQFRVLNVHPALIPAFSGKGFYGLHVHRAVLAAGVKVSGCTVHFADDEYDHGPIIFQECVPVLDHDTPESLAMRIQAVERRLYPAAIRLWAEGRLAVRGPRVVILPQHATEV
- the uvrd gene encoding DNA helicase, which codes for MAQVKEFVLRRPALPSSGEFRIPYAEALNPAQFQAVCTLDGPLLVVAGAGTGKTRTLVYRVARLVEQGVPPHQILLLTFTRKAADEMLQRAALLLDGRCKDVQGGTFHSFGHAVLRRYGSTIGLAPHFTVLDPGDVEEAIQRVRTELGLDRSEVRFPRKQALAEVISMSVNRGEPIAAILDQFYEHFREHRAAIEEVAAAYTRYKRERHLVDYDDLLVLLRHLLETQPEVRHLLAAQYRYIMIDEYQDTNKLQADIVWWLGQEHRNVMAVGDDAQSIYSFRGANYRNILEFPERFPDARVITIEENYRSTQPILNLANALLATAPQGYGKQLFSHKQDGEPPYLVPLPTEREQSQFVCREILALREEGYRLQDIAVLMRSGFHSFDLEMELAQHHIPFIKRGGYRLAEAAHVKDLLAHLRLVVNPFDTLSWQRVLQLLDGIGPRTALVIEDWIQRHPEPVGALQSLPRPELRARVGGLATLLERLFRLNMPESQVDEVLRYYEPILKRRYPEDHPRRRRDLEHIVSLAAEHRSLGAFLARLALEPPTDSVEGVLALDREDELLTLSTIHSAKGLEWRAVFIIWATEGRFPSAFCVSADEIEEERRLLYVAVTRAKERLYITYPVQVFDRQRGRVLGKLSRFLENISSDVLVPARVTLLDTPG